The genomic DNA TATACCACTCTGGGCAAACCAGTACAATGTATGAATGCAACGATGGGGGAATTTATAAAACCACCAATGGGGGAACAACCTGGACCGACCTTACCAACGGAATGGCTCACACACAGTTTTATAAAATAGGCGTCTCACAAAGCAATGCCAACTATGTGGTAACAGGTGCTCAAGACAACGGTACCAAGCTCAAATCGGGTGCTACCTGGGCTAACATAGGCGGAGGCGATGGTATGGAGTGTATCATTGACCCTACCAACGAAAATATTCAATACTATAGCATATACTATGGGCGCATTACCCGCCGTATGAATGGCTCATATTCTACTATTTCTGACAATGTACCTGGCAAACCCAAAGGCGCCTGGGTTACACCTTATGCGCTTGACCCCAGCAACCCTCAAACTATAGTGGTGGGTTATAAAGACGTGTACAGATCTACCAACCGAGGCGATAGCTGGAGCAATATTTCTAATGGACAAACGGGCACTTCCAACCTCAACGCAGTACTAGTGGCTCCATCAAGCTCCAATACCATTTATGCCTCCAGTTATAGGGCTATTTACCGCACTACCAACACCAGTAGCTGGAGCAACATTACCAGCAATTTACCAGTATCCAGCAGTGCTATTACCTACATTGCGGTAGCTGCCAGCGACCCAAACAAGGTATGGGTTACACTATCGGGATATTCAAGTGGTCACAAGGTTTATCAAACAACCAATGGAGGAAGCAGTTGGGTAAACATTTCTGGTTCTTTGCCCAATTTGCCAGTAAATTGTATTGTAGAAGATGCCAACGCCAACAATGGTAGTTTGTATATAGGAACCGATGTGGGTATTTTTTATCGCAACAATGCTTTAGGCGACTGGATCAGCTTTAGCAATGGCTTGCCCAATGTGGTAGTCCGTGAACTGGAAATTCAAAAGGCCACCAGCAAGTTAAAAGCAGGCACCTATGGGCGTGGTCTGTGGGAGTCAAACTTATACAACAGTGCAGCATCGCCTACTGCCCCAAGCATTACCAGCTTTAGCCCTACCAGTGGCAACATAGGCACATCGGTAACCATTCAGGGTATTAACTTTTCGGGCGCTACTGCGGTCAGGTTTAACGGAGTGGGTGCAGTTACTTTCAATGTAGTTTCGACTACTCAAATAACGGCTACAGTGCCTACAGGAGCTTCTACCGGAAAAATAACCGTTACCACAGGCAATGGTACCAGCGCAAGCACAGTGAACTTTAGTTTGGGTACAGGTGGTGGAACCACGGCTACCTATTGTGAGTCTAAGGCAAACTCAACCGATGATTCACGCATAGAGAAAGTAGTATTTAATACGATTAATAATAGTTCGGGCGAAACCGGCAATACCCAAAATGGAGGTTGCGTAAGTTACAGCGATTTTAGTTCGGTATCAACCAATGTGGTGCAAGGGCAAACCCATAGCTTGAGCATTACTTTGGGCACTTGTGGCGGAGAATATAGCAAAGTAGTGAAGGTTTTTATTGACTGGAACCACGACGGTGACTTTGACGACGGGGGCGAAGAAGTAGCAGCTTCGGCAGTGATGAGCAACGGGGTATTTACCCAAAATATCACGGTGCCTTCGGGAGCCACCAACGGTACCACCCGTATGCGGGTAGTATGTCGTGAAAAAGAATCAGGAGATAATGCTGCTACTGCAGTGAGTAATACCAAAGCTTGTGGTACTTACTCCTGGGGCGAAACCGAGGACTATAGCATTGTGATTGGCACCAGCGGCTCTGCTCCGGTCATTAGTGGTTTTTCGCCCACCAGCGGAGTAGAGGGCAACCAAATAACGATCAATGGCAGTAATTTTACTGGTGCTGGCTCGGTGTTGTTCAATGGGGTAAGTGCTACTTTTAATATCATATCATCGGCACAGATCACAGCCATAGTACCTGCCAATGCCACTACGGGTAAAATTAAAATAGCGGCTACGGGTGGGGTTGCCGAAAGCCCGGCTAATTTTACGGTGGGCAATGCAACGTATTGCAAATCGGGACCTGACCCTTCGCTGGAAAGTGCCTCAGATGATTCACGTATCGACAAAGTGGTTTTTGGCAGCATTCACAATGTTACCAATGCTCAATGTGCGACCTATAGCGATTATACCAGCATTGCTACCCAAATCACTCCAGGGCAAACTTTACCCTTGGCGATCACTTTGGGTACGTGTGGATCAGAATACAGCAAGGTGGTAAAAGTATTTATTGACTGGAACGGTGACCGTGATTTTGACGATGCCAACGAAATAGTGGCAGTTTCGGGCGTGATAGGGAGTGGCAATTTTACCAAAAATATTACTGCTCCTACCAATTTGACCAATGGTAATGTGAGGATGAGAGTAGTATGCAGAGAAAAAATAAACAATGACGCCACCAATCAGGACGCTGTTGACAATACAAAAGCCTGTGGTTTTTTTCAGTGGGGCGAAACCCAAGACTATACGATTCAGATTACAGGCGGAAGCAGTGGAGGAGGAAATACAATTACTTACTGTAGCTCAAGTGCGGGCGATGATGCCGACTCTCGAATAGAACGGGTAGTATTTAATACCATAGATAATAGCTCTGCCAGTGGCTGTACTACTTATAGCGACTTTACCTCAAAAAGCACCTCTGTAGAAGTGGGTAAACAGTACACTTTAAGCGTTACTTTGGGCACTTGTGGGACTGACTACAGCAAAGGTATCAAGGTGTATGTGGATTGGAACAGGGATGGGGATTTTGATGACAGCGGCGAAGAGGTAGCAGCATCTGCTATGATGAACAATGGCGACTTTACAGCAAATATTACAGTACCAGCCAACGCTACGGGTGGCACTACAAGAATGCGCTTGGTACTGCGTGAAAAAACCAGCAATGATGCAGATAATAGTACAGCTTTGGCAGCAATTAAACCTTGCGGACAATACAGTTGGGGCGAAACTGAAGACTACTCAATCATCATTCCGGGGGGAGTTAATGGCATAGGTGATACCTTATTTGCCAAAGCGGTGAGTGTATCGCCCAACCCGGCAAATGATCGGGCAGTGGTAAAAATAGACAATTTTGCTCAAGGGGAGGTTACACTCCATTTGTTAACGGCAGCTGGGGTGAACGTGCGTTCGTGGAAAGTCGTCAAAAATCATCGGGCATTGAATATTCCTCTAGTATTAAGTCATCTTGCCAAGGGAGTGTATTTGCTACAAGTGAAGCTGGGCAACTCGCACACTGTCAAACGGATGATTAAAAATTAAAACTCATTTTATTAAATAGCAAAGGCCTTGTAAGCTCATCTTACAGGGCTTTTTTGAAGAAAAAATGGATACAGAATCAGTAAAAAAAGAGCTTGTAGAACTGCTCACCAAGCCTCCACTACCCAACACCTCCATTACTACCCTGTATGGCATAGGCAAAGATAGAGCAAGTACATTATGTAATGAATTATTGCAAAGAAAAGCCTTGTCGTTGATGATTCCCACGGCAATACTACAAAGCTACTTACCCCGCGACAAGGTGATCAAGCAAACATTAAGCTTAGGGCACACTGTCAAAAAAGCTATAGACTATAAGCGCTTTGGAGGACTCAACATTTACGCTTACATCGAAATACAAGCCATTCCTGAGGCTGCTCCTGGCATTTCTATCATAGAATCATTGCCTCCAATACTTGAATACGCTGACGATACTAACAAACACGAGTCGTGGCAAGTATTCGACAGCTTGCCTTTTATTTTCAAATCTATTGTAAACTACGCCCGGCTGTATCACATACAAGGGGTTCGTTTTGTGGTAACCAATGCCAGGTACCACCCAATAGACTATCGCAATTATACCTATTACATTTGTGTGGTCAAGTGCCTAAATAAGGTGTTTGGGGTAAACCCATAAACTTTCTCTATCAGCCTCCTTGTTTTACAAGTGCTGGTAAGTATGAGCAAGCAATTAATCAAAACCAAGGTTTATAGGACTATGTGTTGGTGGAGATGCAAAAGCGTACGCTGGTTGTTTGTAAGAAGTGAGTAAAAAAATATTTGAACCTGTGGAAATATAAATTTTGGCAGACTTCTTTCATCATTCTTCAAGCTAAGTGCCTTAATATCAAAGGTAAGAAAACTGTGCCAGATTTGACCCAAAAAAATCCTCGGTTTTATCACAAAAAACTCCCCGATTTCTCCTGTTTTCTTTGTATATTAGATGTCCAATTTTGCAAAGAATAGTGACTCTGCCCAATAGCAAAAAACAAAAGTTTTGTACCTTTGCAAATTACCGTTTTATCACTTACTACAACAATATTCAGGTACATGTCAAATGCCACGCCCAACATACACGCCATCCTTAAACAATACTGGGGATACGACAGCTTTCGTCCTTTACAGGAAGACATCATTATGTCGGTGCTGGAAGGACATGACACCCTTGCCCTGTTGCCCACTGGCGGAGGCAAATCTATTTGCTTTCAGGTGCCCGCTATGCAGTTAGAAGGAATATGTATTGTAGTATCGCCTTTGATTGCCCTTATGAAAGACCAAGTAGCGCAATTAGAGAAAAGAGGCATTACGGCAACGGCTATTTTTTCGGGCATGAGCCCCAAAGAAATAGATATGACCCTGGAAGACGCCGTCAATGGAAAATACAAGTTTATTTATGTGTCTCCAGAACGTTTGCGTACCGAAATATTTCAGGAAAGGGCAAAGCGCATGCAGGTGGGTTTGCTGGCGATCGACGAAGCCCACTGTATTTCGCAATGGGGGTATGACTTCCGCCCGCCTTATTTACAAATTGCCGAATTTAGAACGCTTATTCCTGAGGTAGCTACCATTGCCCTTACTGCCACTGCTACCCAAAAGGTAAAAGAAGACATTCAGGATAAACTGGCGTTTGGCGAAGATAAACAAGTGTTTCAAAAAAGTTTTGCTAGAGCAAACCTTTCTTACTCCACACTTTACGAAGAAGACAAAGACCGAAAACTCATCAATATACTCAATCGAATTGAAGGCTCAGCGGTGGTATATGTGCGCAACCGTCGTCGTACCCGTGAAGTTGCCGAATTAATTCGCAAAAATGGTATTCGGGCTGACTTTTACCACGCTGGGCTCTCCAATGAACAACGCGACTACAAGCAAGCTGCCTGGATTGACAATAAAATAAGGGTAATTGTCGCCACCAATGCTTTTGGTATGGGCATAGACAAACCCGATGTACGGGTGGTGGTACACATGGACCTACCCGACAACCTGGAGGCGTATTATCAGGAAGCCGGACGTGCCGGGCGTGACACTGAAAAGGCTTATGCCGTAGCCCTGTTTGATCATAATGACATTATCAACCTGGAAAAAAAGGTCATGCAGTCCTACCCCGACATAGACGTGATCAAGGCGGTATACCAAGGTTTGGCCAATTATTATAACCTGGCGGTCAACAGCGAAAGTTACGCCAGCCACGACTTTGACCTGACGCATTTTGTCAAACAATACAATTTTGACAGCATGCCGGCTTATTATGCCCTGAAAACACTGGCACAAGAAGGTTTGATTCAATTTAATGAATCTTATTATAACCCCTCCAAAATATTGTTTAAACTCAGGTATTCAGACTTGTACGAGTTTCAGATCAAAAATCCGTTTATGGAACCCTTGGTCAAGCTCTTGCTGCGGATGTGCGGAGGTGAGGTGTTCAATCACTTTGTCACGATCTCAGAAAATGCCCTGGCAAAATACCTGCGTACCAGCACCCAGCAAGTAATGAAACAGTTGACCCAGTTGCAGCAACAATACGGGGTAATAGAGTACCAAAGGCAAAAAACCAAGCCACAAGTGGTGTTTTTGACCCCTCGCTACGACGCCCACAAGCTACCACTTGATGTAGATGCACTTGAAGTTCGCAAGCAACGCGACTTAGACAAGGTAAAAGCGGTGACGAATTATATCAAACATAAAGATCGCTGTCGAACTCAATTGTTGCTGGAGTACTTTGGTGAGGTGTCGTATGACCCTTGCGAAGTATGCGATGTATGTGTAAAGAAAAAACGTCAACAAGAAAAGCAAAAAGGCAACCTAGAAAACCCTTTTCCTACTCGAAGCAAGCAAATTTTAACCCTCCTCAAGGAGGAGTCGCTGCCTGTACAAACCTTGGTAGACAAGGTAGATGCAGACAAAGACGAAGTACTTGAGGTAGTACAAAAAATGGTGGATGTACAACAAATCATTTATCTGGACAATGGTAAAATGGCGATTAATAAAGGGGCTTAGGCACACTAAAACGCTCGCTAAGGAACATGTTCAAAATAAGTGTCGAGATTGAGGGCGTATACTCGAGGCTGGCTGAGGCACTTTTAGCCTTTGGCAGAGCTCAGCGCAGCAAAGCTGCAGCTATCGGGTGTGCCCTGAAACAAAGCACAACAAGCTTTGTATGCTATAACTAAGATGGTGGTAGACCCACCAAAGGCGATTTACAGGAATAGCCTTTAAACCACTCTACGGTGCTATGACAGTAATGTTTTGGTATTGAACGGCTAGAGAAAAGGCTCCGCTGGTACGGAGTCAGGTGTGAATAAGAGAGATGAACGCAAGTGAACCAATGAAGAAGTGTCGAGAACAGCTACTTGTTGTCAAAACCAGACTTATCCGATAAAGTTTGGGACAAAGCATAGAGCGTACCCTGTCAAGTGTCTATGTGGCAACCGTCATTAAGTTGGCATGACTCTTATTTAGGCTTAGTTATGGAACAGGGGAAGCCCTCTATGATCATTAAGGGAAAGTACAAGTAGCGATCCTACAAGGCGAATACTGAGATGATAGAGGGTGGCGGATGAACTCGTATTAGTGTAGAAGCTTCTGTAATGGAAGTGGAGCGAAGGGGTTCAGTTATACAGTTTTCAAGTTTTTAACAACTTAATAATATGAGGAGGATTAAAAGCGACAAGACAAAGTCATTACCATTTTATCACTGGAATACAGGAGTTAAATTATGATGATTTGTATAACAAGAGCCGTGTGATGGGAGACTATCACGCACGGTTCTGTGAGAGATTTGGGGTGAAAATCCCCTTATCTACTCGACTTTGCGGGCAAGGCAACATCCGGGGGATGTTGAGCCAGACCGTGGGACGGTACTACGGACAATAAAAGCTCATAGTCCCGGCGGAACTGCCGGGGTAACGAAAGTCAGTAAAGAGAACCGCAGAACGAAGTTCAAGCTCTGCGAAGCTAATATGTTCTAAACCGGACAGCTTCAGATTTCTTATCGGGGTTATTGTTGAGGGCTACGCCCGAAATCCCGTTTACGGGGCGATCACGTTCCTAAGCATTTGCATGTAAATGACCAGGTTTGCGGGTAGTCGATAGCTATATGCTTACTTTCTACCTCTTTTCCTCTCCAAAAATACCCCTTACGTATAAAATCACCAACGGGGTTGTTTTTTTCATGGTACATTTAAGTAATGAACCCTGAACAAGTTCACTATGAAAAAGACTTACACTATGAAAAAGACTGCATTTATTTTACTCTGGGCAATTGTTGCCTTGTCATTGCTGAATGCTTGTGGCAAAAAAAACGAAATAGTACCCACCAACAACCTCT from Microscilla marina ATCC 23134 includes the following:
- a CDS encoding GEVED domain-containing protein produces the protein MNTFKFSIISLSFFLISITLGQAQEWTQKMQQKNANFYDIKKSFDEYWQDRPYQRARGYKQFKRWEYFWEKRVLPNGSFPQAGIKQAEWSKYVQAHPKLKNGHTQRTTGSGNWSSLGPSSSPGGYDGVGRINCVSFDPQNVNTFYVGTPAGGLWKTTNGGSSWTNLTDNLPIIGVSSIAIHPSNGNIMYIATGDADGGDTPSLGVMKSTDGGATWNTTGLNWQMSQGRQISVLLIHPNNPDILVAATSEGIYKTTNAGASWSLSASGFFRDLELKPGTPSTMYATGRGSNSSHQVFVSTNTGSSWTQTTNFSGKGRVAIAVSAASPGFVAAVASGGDNGFAGFYTSNNSGASFSLTYSSASKNLLGWDINGNDTGGQGWYDLAITVSPTNANLINIGGVNNWQSTDGGSSWTINTMWYSTGKVATVHADKHYLVYHSGQTSTMYECNDGGIYKTTNGGTTWTDLTNGMAHTQFYKIGVSQSNANYVVTGAQDNGTKLKSGATWANIGGGDGMECIIDPTNENIQYYSIYYGRITRRMNGSYSTISDNVPGKPKGAWVTPYALDPSNPQTIVVGYKDVYRSTNRGDSWSNISNGQTGTSNLNAVLVAPSSSNTIYASSYRAIYRTTNTSSWSNITSNLPVSSSAITYIAVAASDPNKVWVTLSGYSSGHKVYQTTNGGSSWVNISGSLPNLPVNCIVEDANANNGSLYIGTDVGIFYRNNALGDWISFSNGLPNVVVRELEIQKATSKLKAGTYGRGLWESNLYNSAASPTAPSITSFSPTSGNIGTSVTIQGINFSGATAVRFNGVGAVTFNVVSTTQITATVPTGASTGKITVTTGNGTSASTVNFSLGTGGGTTATYCESKANSTDDSRIEKVVFNTINNSSGETGNTQNGGCVSYSDFSSVSTNVVQGQTHSLSITLGTCGGEYSKVVKVFIDWNHDGDFDDGGEEVAASAVMSNGVFTQNITVPSGATNGTTRMRVVCREKESGDNAATAVSNTKACGTYSWGETEDYSIVIGTSGSAPVISGFSPTSGVEGNQITINGSNFTGAGSVLFNGVSATFNIISSAQITAIVPANATTGKIKIAATGGVAESPANFTVGNATYCKSGPDPSLESASDDSRIDKVVFGSIHNVTNAQCATYSDYTSIATQITPGQTLPLAITLGTCGSEYSKVVKVFIDWNGDRDFDDANEIVAVSGVIGSGNFTKNITAPTNLTNGNVRMRVVCREKINNDATNQDAVDNTKACGFFQWGETQDYTIQITGGSSGGGNTITYCSSSAGDDADSRIERVVFNTIDNSSASGCTTYSDFTSKSTSVEVGKQYTLSVTLGTCGTDYSKGIKVYVDWNRDGDFDDSGEEVAASAMMNNGDFTANITVPANATGGTTRMRLVLREKTSNDADNSTALAAIKPCGQYSWGETEDYSIIIPGGVNGIGDTLFAKAVSVSPNPANDRAVVKIDNFAQGEVTLHLLTAAGVNVRSWKVVKNHRALNIPLVLSHLAKGVYLLQVKLGNSHTVKRMIKN
- a CDS encoding RecQ family ATP-dependent DNA helicase — protein: MSNATPNIHAILKQYWGYDSFRPLQEDIIMSVLEGHDTLALLPTGGGKSICFQVPAMQLEGICIVVSPLIALMKDQVAQLEKRGITATAIFSGMSPKEIDMTLEDAVNGKYKFIYVSPERLRTEIFQERAKRMQVGLLAIDEAHCISQWGYDFRPPYLQIAEFRTLIPEVATIALTATATQKVKEDIQDKLAFGEDKQVFQKSFARANLSYSTLYEEDKDRKLINILNRIEGSAVVYVRNRRRTREVAELIRKNGIRADFYHAGLSNEQRDYKQAAWIDNKIRVIVATNAFGMGIDKPDVRVVVHMDLPDNLEAYYQEAGRAGRDTEKAYAVALFDHNDIINLEKKVMQSYPDIDVIKAVYQGLANYYNLAVNSESYASHDFDLTHFVKQYNFDSMPAYYALKTLAQEGLIQFNESYYNPSKILFKLRYSDLYEFQIKNPFMEPLVKLLLRMCGGEVFNHFVTISENALAKYLRTSTQQVMKQLTQLQQQYGVIEYQRQKTKPQVVFLTPRYDAHKLPLDVDALEVRKQRDLDKVKAVTNYIKHKDRCRTQLLLEYFGEVSYDPCEVCDVCVKKKRQQEKQKGNLENPFPTRSKQILTLLKEESLPVQTLVDKVDADKDEVLEVVQKMVDVQQIIYLDNGKMAINKGA